In Desulfurella sp., one DNA window encodes the following:
- a CDS encoding DUF488 domain-containing protein, which translates to MIKLKSAYSSYENTDGYRILVDRLWPRSISKQKAHIDLWLKEIAPSSELRKWYAHDETKWDEFKERYFNELSSKKELLDMIVEKSKVGTITLVYSSKSPLNNAKALLEYIERSYL; encoded by the coding sequence ATGATAAAACTAAAAAGCGCTTACTCTTCATATGAGAACACAGACGGCTATAGGATACTGGTTGATAGGCTCTGGCCAAGGAGTATTTCAAAACAAAAAGCACACATAGATTTGTGGCTAAAAGAAATTGCACCAAGCAGTGAGCTTAGAAAGTGGTATGCTCATGATGAAACAAAATGGGATGAGTTTAAGGAACGCTATTTTAATGAACTCTCAAGCAAAAAAGAACTTTTAGATATGATTGTAGAAAAATCAAAAGTTGGAACTATCACACTTGTTTATTCGTCCAAAAGCCCTCTAAATAATGCAAAAGCACTTTTAGAATACATTGAAAGGAGTTATTTATGA
- a CDS encoding type 1 glutamine amidotransferase, with amino-acid sequence MKQLLAIRNVAIEHAGLFEEVLRQKNYQISYIDAFKGQLAGNLKNYSLILVLGGYMGAYEEDKFPFLKHEYKVIEEALTLNIPLIGICLGSQMLARVLGARVYKGHTKEIGFFDIHKVSNHEYFYNFPDKFKAFQWHNDTFDLPNNTQRVFSSSSYKNQGFVYKNAIGLQFHIEVSLDMIKKWLLEYKEEVEKENLNTQDILDNAKVYTLTLKKYIEYLINNIENGAL; translated from the coding sequence ATGAAACAGTTACTTGCTATACGTAATGTCGCAATTGAGCATGCTGGCCTTTTTGAAGAGGTATTAAGACAAAAAAACTATCAAATAAGCTATATTGATGCCTTCAAAGGACAATTAGCTGGCAATCTAAAAAATTATTCACTGATACTTGTGCTTGGGGGTTACATGGGAGCCTATGAAGAAGATAAATTCCCGTTTTTAAAGCACGAGTATAAAGTTATAGAAGAAGCGCTAACACTCAATATACCACTTATAGGTATATGTTTAGGTTCTCAAATGCTTGCTAGAGTCTTGGGTGCAAGGGTTTATAAAGGACATACAAAAGAGATTGGTTTTTTCGATATCCATAAAGTTTCAAACCACGAATACTTTTATAATTTTCCTGATAAATTCAAAGCATTTCAATGGCACAACGATACTTTTGACTTGCCAAATAATACACAACGCGTATTTTCATCTTCTTCTTATAAAAATCAGGGGTTTGTATATAAAAATGCAATCGGTCTTCAGTTTCACATTGAGGTAAGCCTGGATATGATAAAAAAATGGTTACTGGAATACAAAGAAGAAGTTGAAAAAGAAAATTTAAACACTCAAGATATATTAGACAACGCTAAGGTTTATACACTGACTCTAAAAAAATATATCGAATACTTAATAAATAACATAGAAAATGGTGCCTTATGA
- a CDS encoding FprA family A-type flavoprotein, which yields MAVQKVDEDVYYVGSRHWDRPIFDELLELPKGTSYNSYLISGSQKTALIDSVDPCKKHELLRNLDILNVKNIDYIIANHAEQDHSGSIPAVLERYPQAKVVTNEKCKSLLIDLLDINEDRFMIINDNDTLSLGDKTLQFVFTPWVHWPETMSVYLVEKKMLFTCDFFGSHIATSKIFGPKDEKLVYEGAKRYYAEIMMPFRKNIQKNIQKVEELNPSMILPGHGVVYKNPQFIIDAYKKWISDNVDNEALIIYISMHGSTKELVDYLSDALIEQGVYARPYNIAQSSLGEIAMDLVDAATVIFASPFVLAGVHPKIITTAYLANALRPKTKFAGIIGSFGWGGKGVEHIKNNLTNLSVELFEPVYIKGKPKPEDFKKITGLAKQIADKHKEIGILG from the coding sequence ATGGCTGTACAAAAAGTTGACGAAGATGTTTACTATGTAGGTTCAAGGCATTGGGATAGGCCTATTTTTGATGAGTTGCTTGAGTTGCCAAAAGGCACAAGCTACAATTCATATTTGATATCTGGTTCTCAAAAGACAGCTTTAATTGATAGTGTTGATCCATGCAAAAAGCATGAGCTTTTGAGGAATTTAGACATTTTGAATGTAAAAAATATAGACTACATTATAGCAAATCATGCGGAACAGGATCATTCTGGCTCAATACCTGCAGTGCTTGAAAGGTACCCTCAAGCAAAAGTGGTTACAAATGAAAAATGCAAATCTCTACTTATAGACCTGCTTGATATTAATGAAGACAGATTTATGATAATAAATGATAACGATACTTTATCCTTGGGCGACAAAACCCTTCAATTTGTCTTTACGCCATGGGTCCACTGGCCAGAAACCATGTCTGTCTACCTTGTAGAGAAAAAGATGCTTTTTACCTGTGACTTTTTTGGTTCTCATATAGCAACAAGCAAGATATTTGGACCAAAAGATGAAAAGTTAGTCTATGAAGGTGCAAAGCGCTACTATGCAGAAATTATGATGCCTTTTAGAAAAAATATTCAAAAAAACATTCAGAAAGTAGAAGAATTAAATCCTTCCATGATTTTGCCAGGCCATGGTGTAGTGTATAAAAATCCACAGTTTATAATAGATGCTTATAAAAAATGGATATCAGACAATGTAGACAACGAAGCTCTTATAATCTATATATCCATGCACGGTAGCACCAAAGAACTCGTTGACTATTTATCAGATGCATTAATTGAGCAGGGCGTATATGCAAGACCATACAATATTGCTCAATCAAGTCTTGGAGAAATAGCTATGGATCTTGTAGATGCAGCAACTGTGATTTTTGCCTCTCCTTTTGTGCTAGCGGGTGTTCATCCTAAAATAATAACTACCGCATATCTTGCAAATGCCTTAAGACCGAAAACAAAATTTGCAGGCATCATTGGATCGTTCGGGTGGGGCGGCAAAGGTGTTGAACATATAAAAAACAACCTTACAAACTTAAGTGTTGAACTGTTTGAACCTGTGTATATAAAAGGTAAACCAAAACCTGAAGACTTTAAAAAGATAACTGGCCTTGCAAAACAAATAGCAGATAAACACAAAGAGATTGGGATATTGGGATAA